The following are from one region of the Staphylococcus argenteus genome:
- a CDS encoding HAAS signaling domain-containing protein — translation MNKITYLNELETALDALPRHLRDQKMYEYERYFYEQELNGVDEEEILRKLKDPQDVATETKARSVIDYAESKPTFENISRAVAASLSLGILSIFVILIPVSIVGLFILALFLISLLLLFCPIILLASAISRGIVDSISNVFFAISYSGLGLVCIIVIFKILEYIYRLILKYLLWYIKTVKGSVRK, via the coding sequence ATGAACAAGATTACTTATTTAAATGAATTAGAGACGGCACTTGATGCGTTACCTAGACATTTACGCGATCAAAAAATGTATGAGTATGAACGATACTTCTATGAACAAGAGCTTAATGGTGTTGATGAAGAAGAAATATTAAGGAAATTAAAAGATCCTCAAGATGTTGCGACTGAGACGAAGGCAAGAAGTGTTATAGATTACGCTGAGTCAAAGCCAACGTTCGAAAATATTTCAAGAGCAGTTGCAGCATCGCTAAGTTTGGGCATTTTATCTATTTTTGTAATTCTTATTCCGGTTTCAATTGTTGGTTTATTTATATTAGCTTTATTTTTAATTTCGTTGTTGTTACTATTTTGTCCTATTATTTTATTAGCTTCAGCGATATCTAGAGGTATTGTTGATTCGATTAGTAATGTGTTTTTTGCAATATCATATTCAGGATTAGGATTAGTTTGTATCATTGTTATATTTAAAATTTTAGAATACATCTACCGTTTAATCTTAAAATATTTACTTTGGTATATTAAAACCGTTAAAGGAAGCGTTAGAAAATGA
- the pmtD gene encoding phenol-soluble modulin export ABC transporter permease subunit PmtD, giving the protein MRILNLVKYDFYSILKSPLTYLAILVVSGLIATQSILMANALDNPKHIIVYESVFAAAKWLLLIIGLMFVVKTITRDFSQGTIQLYMSKVKTRVGYIISKTISIILISILFALIHYAILIVVQASSNGKNLAFSKYLDNLWFFLIFLLFFGLFLFLITLASQKTAMIFSLGVFLVLIVPFIKPFIRLIPRYGDKILDAFDYIPFAYLTDIMISSNFDFSNWQWVISLGSIVIFFILNILYAAKKDI; this is encoded by the coding sequence ATGAGAATCTTAAATTTAGTTAAGTATGATTTTTATAGTATTTTAAAAAGTCCTTTAACATATTTAGCGATACTAGTCGTATCTGGTTTGATTGCAACGCAAAGTATACTTATGGCAAATGCTTTGGATAACCCGAAACATATTATTGTCTATGAATCTGTATTTGCTGCAGCAAAATGGTTATTGTTAATAATTGGATTAATGTTTGTTGTTAAGACAATTACGCGTGATTTTTCACAAGGTACAATTCAACTTTATATGAGTAAAGTTAAAACACGCGTTGGATACATTATTTCGAAGACAATTTCAATTATTTTAATTTCAATATTATTTGCATTAATTCATTATGCGATTTTGATTGTTGTGCAGGCATCTAGTAATGGGAAGAATTTGGCGTTTTCTAAATATCTAGATAACTTATGGTTCTTCCTAATCTTTTTATTATTCTTTGGCTTGTTTTTATTCTTAATCACACTTGCATCACAAAAAACAGCAATGATATTTTCATTAGGTGTATTTTTAGTGCTCATTGTACCGTTTATTAAACCTTTCATTAGATTGATTCCAAGATACGGTGATAAAATATTAGATGCTTTTGATTATATTCCTTTTGCTTACTTAACTGATATAATGATTAGCTCTAACTTTGATTTTAGCAATTGGCAATGGGTAATTTCATTAGGTTCTATAGTAATATTCTTCATTTTGAATATCTTATATGCCGCTAAAAAAGACATTTAA
- a CDS encoding C45 family autoproteolytic acyltransferase/hydolase, protein MQQVTSDIMTFRGSHFDLGVETAKWLLQTPLLKNREKEWKKRVPRFDIDVNETYQIFQTYAPQIWEELMGLQSILKIPTRQIILNFGHYRFTDLKESGCTVFQGKDFMVRNYDYHPATYDGRYLLYQPTDRGLAQIGPVSRVTGRMDGMNEAGLTMGYNFMHRKHPANGFVCYMIGRLILENCHDVTEAVHLLKDIPHRSSFSYILMDKSLNHAIVEVTPRSIDIRYDNTCTNHFEILTHENRNYTKESKERLARTISQTNENLDMDTVFELFNHPKYEIYSKLFKSWSGTIHTSMYHPETLTAYFALGENTTPEIIDFKSWLAGQELNITHFTGKIDTELTFANK, encoded by the coding sequence ATGCAACAAGTGACATCAGATATTATGACTTTTAGAGGTTCTCATTTCGATTTAGGTGTTGAAACTGCCAAATGGCTCCTTCAAACACCCCTGCTAAAAAATCGCGAAAAAGAATGGAAAAAACGTGTCCCACGTTTTGACATAGATGTAAATGAAACATATCAAATTTTCCAAACTTATGCTCCACAAATATGGGAAGAATTAATGGGACTGCAAAGTATACTTAAAATACCAACACGGCAAATTATACTAAACTTTGGCCATTACCGTTTTACCGATTTAAAAGAAAGTGGATGTACTGTCTTTCAAGGTAAGGACTTTATGGTTAGAAATTACGATTACCATCCTGCTACATACGATGGTCGCTATTTGTTATATCAACCTACCGATAGAGGATTAGCTCAAATTGGACCTGTATCAAGAGTCACAGGAAGAATGGATGGCATGAATGAGGCAGGATTAACTATGGGCTATAACTTCATGCATCGAAAGCATCCTGCAAATGGTTTTGTATGTTATATGATAGGTCGTTTAATTCTTGAAAACTGCCACGATGTGACGGAGGCAGTACATTTATTGAAAGACATTCCACATAGAAGCTCATTTAGTTATATACTGATGGACAAATCATTAAATCATGCCATTGTTGAAGTAACTCCGCGATCAATAGATATCCGTTACGATAATACATGTACAAATCATTTTGAAATACTCACACATGAAAATCGCAACTACACAAAAGAATCCAAAGAGAGATTAGCACGTACCATTTCACAAACTAATGAAAACTTAGATATGGATACGGTATTTGAGTTATTCAATCACCCCAAGTATGAAATTTATAGTAAATTATTCAAAAGTTGGTCAGGTACCATTCATACATCTATGTATCATCCTGAAACATTGACTGCCTACTTCGCTCTAGGTGAAAATACAACACCAGAAATTATAGATTTCAAATCATGGTTAGCTGGTCAAGAACTTAATATCACACATTTCACCGGTAAGATTGATACTGAATTAACATTTGCTAACAAATAA
- the pmtR gene encoding PSM export ABC transporter transcriptional regulator PmtR → MKIILKNSSDFPIYEQIKQQVKQNILKGHVAPGEHLPSMRELAKDLQVSLITTKRAYEDLEKDGFVTTIRGKGTFVKEQDSAILKEKQFFTIENLVKELVNEAQAIEMPLEELQEILTFIYEEESS, encoded by the coding sequence ATGAAAATAATTTTGAAAAATAGTAGTGATTTCCCGATTTATGAACAGATTAAGCAGCAAGTTAAACAAAATATTTTAAAAGGTCATGTTGCTCCTGGTGAGCATTTACCATCGATGAGAGAACTCGCAAAAGATTTGCAAGTCAGTTTAATCACTACTAAGCGTGCTTATGAAGATTTAGAGAAAGATGGATTTGTTACTACTATTAGAGGTAAGGGAACATTTGTTAAAGAACAAGATAGTGCCATTCTTAAAGAAAAACAATTTTTTACTATTGAAAATTTAGTTAAAGAATTAGTTAACGAAGCGCAAGCCATTGAAATGCCACTTGAGGAACTTCAAGAAATTTTAACTTTTATTTATGAGGAGGAATCGTCATGA
- the pmtC gene encoding phenol-soluble modulin export ABC transporter ATP-binding protein PmtC, whose amino-acid sequence MKLEHITKKYGSNIVLNDIDFDFGDSRIVGLIGKNGVGKTTVMKVMNGNIIKFDGKVDIDNADNIGFLIEHPKLYDNKSGLYNLKLFAQVLGNGFDKAYTDKIIDAFGMRPYIKKKVKKYSMGMKQKLAIAVSLMNKPKFLILDEPTNGMDPDGSIDVLTTIKSLVNELDMRILISSHKLEDIELICDRAVFLRDGHFVQDVNMEEGVASDTTIVTVDHKDFDRTEKYLAEHFQLQNVDKADGHLMINAQKNYQSILKALSELDIYPKYIETRKSSLRDTYFNINQRGDK is encoded by the coding sequence ATGAAATTAGAACATATTACAAAAAAATACGGCTCTAACATCGTTTTAAATGATATTGATTTTGATTTTGGCGATAGTAGAATTGTCGGATTAATAGGAAAAAATGGTGTTGGTAAAACAACAGTTATGAAAGTAATGAATGGTAATATTATTAAGTTTGATGGAAAAGTAGATATTGATAATGCAGATAATATCGGTTTTTTAATTGAGCACCCTAAATTATATGATAATAAATCAGGATTGTATAACTTGAAATTATTTGCACAAGTATTAGGTAATGGTTTTGATAAAGCATACACAGATAAAATTATAGATGCATTTGGTATGCGACCTTATATTAAAAAGAAAGTTAAGAAATATTCAATGGGGATGAAGCAAAAGTTAGCGATTGCAGTATCTTTAATGAATAAACCTAAATTTTTAATCTTGGATGAGCCTACAAATGGTATGGATCCAGATGGCTCAATCGATGTACTAACTACAATTAAGTCTCTAGTTAATGAACTTGATATGAGAATTTTAATTTCTAGTCATAAATTAGAAGATATTGAATTAATTTGTGATAGAGCAGTATTTCTGAGAGATGGACATTTTGTTCAAGATGTTAACATGGAGGAAGGTGTTGCATCTGACACAACGATAGTTACTGTTGATCATAAAGACTTTGATAGAACTGAAAAATATCTTGCAGAGCATTTCCAACTACAAAATGTCGACAAAGCAGACGGACATTTAATGATTAATGCACAAAAAAATTATCAATCTATACTTAAAGCATTATCTGAATTAGATATTTATCCGAAATATATTGAAACACGTAAAAGTTCATTACGTGATACGTACTTCAATATTAACCAAAGAGGTGATAAATAA
- a CDS encoding aldehyde dehydrogenase translates to MNSIEQLFYNNKAFFNTQQTKDVNFRKQQLKKLSKAIKSYEQDILEALFQDLGKNKVEAYATEIGITLKSIKNARKELKNWTKTKNVDTPLYLFPTKSYIKKEPYGTVLIIAPFNYPFQLVFEPLIGAIAAGNTAIIKPSELTPNVANVIKRLINDTFDANYIEVIEGGIEETQTLIHLPFDYIFFTGSENVGKVVYQAASQNLVPVTLEMGGKSPVIVDQTANIKVASERICFGKFTNAGQTCVAPDYILVHESVKDDLITALSKTLREFYGQNIQQSPDYGRIVNLKHYHRLTTLLNDAQMNIVFGGHSDEDTRYIEPTLLDNITSDAAIMQEEIFGPILPILTYQSFDEAINFIQQRPKPLSLYLFSEDENATQRVLNELSFGGGAINDTLMQLANPNLPFGGVGTSGMGRYHGKYSFDTFTHEKSYIFKSTRLESGLHLPPYKGKFKYIKAFFKN, encoded by the coding sequence ATGAATAGTATCGAGCAATTATTTTACAATAATAAAGCCTTTTTCAATACACAACAGACAAAAGATGTTAATTTTCGTAAACAACAGTTAAAAAAATTAAGTAAAGCCATCAAATCATATGAACAAGATATTTTAGAAGCATTATTTCAAGATTTGGGTAAAAACAAAGTTGAAGCATACGCCACAGAAATCGGTATTACTTTAAAAAGTATCAAAAATGCACGTAAAGAACTTAAAAATTGGACTAAAACTAAAAACGTAGACACACCCTTATATTTATTTCCAACCAAAAGTTATATCAAAAAAGAACCTTATGGAACAGTACTAATTATTGCGCCTTTCAACTACCCTTTCCAATTAGTATTCGAACCACTTATCGGAGCAATTGCTGCTGGAAATACCGCTATCATTAAACCATCTGAATTAACGCCAAATGTTGCCAACGTTATAAAGCGTTTAATCAATGATACATTTGATGCAAATTACATTGAAGTTATTGAAGGTGGGATTGAAGAAACACAAACTTTAATTCATTTACCATTTGACTATATCTTCTTTACAGGAAGTGAAAACGTAGGTAAAGTAGTTTATCAAGCTGCTAGCCAAAATTTAGTGCCAGTAACATTAGAAATGGGTGGAAAATCTCCTGTTATTGTTGATCAAACAGCCAATATTAAAGTTGCAAGTGAGCGAATTTGTTTTGGTAAATTTACAAATGCAGGACAAACATGTGTCGCACCAGATTATATTTTAGTCCATGAATCTGTGAAAGATGACTTAATAACAGCCCTATCCAAAACATTGCGCGAATTTTATGGTCAAAATATTCAACAAAGTCCAGATTATGGTCGCATTGTAAATCTAAAACATTATCATCGTCTTACTACCTTACTTAATGATGCGCAAATGAATATCGTATTTGGTGGTCATAGCGATGAAGATACACGCTATATTGAGCCGACACTGTTAGATAATATCACTAGTGATGCTGCAATTATGCAAGAAGAAATATTCGGTCCAATCTTACCGATTTTAACGTATCAATCATTTGATGAAGCTATTAATTTTATACAACAGAGACCTAAACCTTTAAGTTTATATTTATTTAGTGAAGATGAAAATGCAACACAACGTGTATTAAATGAGTTATCGTTTGGCGGTGGTGCTATTAATGATACATTAATGCAATTAGCAAATCCTAATTTACCATTTGGTGGTGTTGGTACATCAGGTATGGGACGTTATCATGGTAAATATTCATTCGATACCTTTACTCATGAAAAAAGTTACATTTTCAAATCTACTCGATTAGAATCAGGGCTACATTTACCACCGTATAAAGGTAAATTCAAATACATTAAAGCTTTCTTTAAGAATTAG
- a CDS encoding DUF4097 family beta strand repeat-containing protein has translation MKKLFFIGLIVFVVFFTAATIIWFTYDKNKYGTKQYDKTFKDNAFNRVAINLDSTELRIKHGKQFRVKYEGDNDVLIDVDDKTLKISDKRSKTRGYAIDMNPFHENKKTLTLEMPDKMIKRLNIISGAGGVKIKGVNLDNTNIQSINGEVSITNTHIDSLDSKTNNSPTYIRDSNINNSNIKVSIGMLRVENSHISNSIFLNDNGDIDFEKMPSKVDAKASTKEGDIHFKYGKQPQDTILKLNPGTGNSVVKNKVFTNGKVGKSDNVLEFYTIDGNIRID, from the coding sequence ATGAAAAAACTCTTTTTTATTGGTCTTATTGTGTTTGTGGTGTTTTTCACTGCAGCAACCATTATCTGGTTTACGTATGATAAGAATAAATACGGTACCAAACAATACGATAAAACATTTAAGGATAACGCTTTTAATCGCGTAGCTATTAATTTAGATAGTACTGAACTTCGTATTAAACATGGAAAGCAATTTAGGGTTAAATATGAGGGTGACAATGATGTATTAATTGATGTAGATGATAAGACATTGAAAATTAGTGACAAAAGGTCAAAGACAAGAGGTTACGCTATTGACATGAATCCATTTCACGAAAATAAGAAAACATTAACTCTTGAAATGCCGGACAAAATGATTAAACGTTTGAACATTATATCTGGAGCTGGCGGTGTTAAGATTAAAGGCGTTAATTTAGATAATACTAATATACAAAGTATTAATGGTGAAGTATCTATTACTAATACGCATATTGACTCGCTTGATTCAAAGACTAATAATAGTCCTACATATATAAGAGATAGCAATATAAATAATAGTAATATTAAAGTGAGTATTGGAATGCTAAGGGTTGAAAATAGTCATATTAGCAATTCTATATTTTTAAATGATAATGGTGATATTGATTTTGAAAAGATGCCATCAAAAGTTGACGCAAAAGCTTCGACAAAAGAAGGAGATATTCATTTTAAGTATGGTAAGCAACCTCAAGATACGATATTAAAGTTAAATCCTGGGACTGGAAATAGTGTCGTAAAGAACAAAGTGTTTACGAATGGAAAAGTAGGCAAGAGCGATAATGTTTTAGAGTTTTATACGATTGATGGAAATATTAGAATTGATTAA
- the pmtB gene encoding phenol-soluble modulin export ABC transporter permease subunit PmtB codes for MKALLIRNFKLRRYTLIIYVLLLICYPIYLTLESIKFFNLLQSFVSAIIFVIWILDAGHLFRLNRRLGGNDSYYFYMSLPVSKKQLLDANYITCIVLTLIGTLVISLYAYQAEVIEPNSIYFSTAYAFVISNFLSIPIAFSRFTELRRVRVHYGIYVFTVIILVPFLFSIAIVLVNYFVLKQSAFPDLYSYLLNIGFLFVSIVVLIVNYFKQLKKINV; via the coding sequence ATGAAGGCATTGTTAATTAGGAACTTTAAATTGCGTCGATATACACTTATCATTTATGTTTTACTATTGATTTGTTATCCTATATATCTAACATTAGAATCAATAAAGTTCTTTAATCTATTACAATCTTTTGTAAGTGCAATAATTTTCGTTATTTGGATTTTAGATGCTGGTCACTTATTTAGGTTAAATCGTAGACTAGGTGGCAATGATTCTTATTATTTTTATATGAGTTTACCAGTTTCAAAGAAGCAATTATTGGATGCTAACTATATTACATGTATTGTTTTAACTTTAATTGGTACTTTAGTCATTAGTTTATATGCATATCAAGCAGAAGTGATTGAACCAAATTCAATTTATTTTTCAACAGCATATGCGTTTGTCATATCTAACTTTTTATCTATACCAATTGCGTTCAGTCGATTTACGGAATTGCGTAGAGTAAGAGTACATTATGGCATATATGTTTTTACTGTTATCATTTTAGTACCATTTTTATTTTCAATAGCTATCGTATTAGTAAATTATTTTGTTTTAAAACAATCAGCGTTTCCAGATTTATACTCATATTTATTAAATATTGGTTTTCTATTTGTAAGCATTGTTGTACTTATTGTCAATTATTTTAAACAGCTCAAGAAAATAAACGTTTGA
- a CDS encoding YolD-like family protein, translating to MTSYEEETDYRNIPLELLDNNIPMGRGMIKWAPFATLPEQFETIQRYIIDQNKITRPILSDDQLTELNIRLHEALQYAQPVEIKFYNNGFIDSLRLIIYRIDAINYEIEGHIYKSQQRQKLSVFDILDIVSLS from the coding sequence ATGACAAGTTATGAAGAGGAAACTGATTATCGCAATATTCCACTTGAATTATTAGATAACAATATACCTATGGGAAGAGGCATGATAAAATGGGCACCTTTTGCAACATTACCTGAACAGTTCGAAACAATTCAGCGATATATTATCGATCAGAATAAAATCACACGTCCCATATTATCAGATGATCAATTGACTGAATTAAATATCCGATTACATGAAGCATTACAATATGCGCAACCCGTAGAAATTAAATTTTATAATAATGGCTTTATTGATTCTCTCCGTTTAATCATTTATCGAATTGATGCTATAAATTATGAAATCGAAGGTCATATTTATAAATCACAACAACGCCAAAAACTTTCTGTGTTTGATATTTTAGATATTGTCTCTTTATCTTAA
- a CDS encoding manganese-dependent inorganic pyrophosphatase, whose translation MAKTYIFGHKNPDTDAISSAIIMAEFEQLRGNSGAKAYRLGDVSAETQFALDTFNVPAPELLTDNLEGQDVILVDHNEFQQSSDTIAAATIKHVIDHHRIANFETAGPLCYRAEPVGCTATILYKMFRERGFEIKPEIAGLMLSAIISDSLLFKSPTCTQQDVKAAEELKDIAKVDIQKYGLDMLKAGASTTDKSVEFLLNMDAKSFTMGDYVTRIAQVNAVDLDEVLNRKEDLEREMLAVSAQEKYDLFVLVVTDIINSDSKILVVGAEKDKVGEAFNVQLEDDMAFLSGVVSRKKQIVPQITEALTK comes from the coding sequence ATGGCTAAAACATATATTTTCGGACATAAAAATCCAGACACTGATGCAATTTCATCTGCGATTATTATGGCAGAATTTGAACAACTTAGAGGCAATTCAGGTGCTAAAGCATACCGCTTAGGTGATGTAAGCGCAGAAACACAATTCGCGTTAGATACATTTAATGTACCTGCTCCGGAATTACTAACTGATAATCTTGAAGGACAAGATGTTATCTTAGTTGACCACAATGAATTTCAACAAAGCTCTGATACAATTGCCGCTGCTACAATTAAGCATGTAATCGACCATCATAGAATTGCGAATTTCGAAACTGCTGGTCCTTTATGTTATCGTGCTGAACCTGTTGGTTGTACAGCTACAATCCTTTACAAAATGTTCAGAGAACGTGGCTTTGAAATTAAACCTGAAATTGCTGGTTTAATGTTATCAGCAATTATCTCAGATAGCTTACTTTTCAAATCACCAACATGTACACAACAAGATGTTAAAGCAGCTGAAGAGTTAAAAGATATCGCTAAAGTTGATATTCAAAAATACGGCTTAGATATGTTAAAAGCAGGCGCTTCAACAACTGACAAATCAGTTGAATTCTTATTAAATATGGATGCTAAATCATTCACTATGGGTGATTACGTGACACGTATTGCTCAAGTAAATGCAGTTGACCTTGACGAAGTGTTAAATCGCAAAGAAGATTTAGAACGAGAAATGCTTGCTGTTAGTGCTCAAGAAAAATACGACTTATTCGTACTTGTTGTAACTGATATTATTAATAGTGATTCTAAAATCTTAGTTGTAGGTGCTGAAAAAGATAAAGTCGGTGAAGCATTCAATGTTCAATTAGAAGATGATATGGCATTCTTATCTGGCGTTGTTTCTCGTAAAAAACAAATCGTACCTCAAATCACTGAAGCATTAACGAAATAA
- a CDS encoding thioredoxin family protein: MTNLETYFKNSQPLNEYIEGMKTNKDNVLNIYQSFELPENDSRINKIKEMNYSKVLVITEDWCGDAMMNLPILKHISEALNLEVRVFHRDDDTKLIDQYLTNGKSRAIPIFVFLNDQFEQETVWGPRANEVQKFVTDVRADKLPSKDHPDYADLEKETHLVISNRYKTDSSFWKAIYNSILNKLENK; the protein is encoded by the coding sequence ATGACAAATTTAGAAACTTATTTCAAAAATAGCCAGCCCTTAAATGAATACATCGAAGGAATGAAAACGAACAAAGATAATGTTCTTAACATTTATCAATCATTTGAATTACCAGAAAATGATTCACGCATCAACAAAATAAAAGAGATGAATTATTCTAAAGTATTAGTAATTACTGAAGACTGGTGTGGAGATGCAATGATGAATCTTCCAATTTTAAAACACATCAGTGAAGCATTAAACCTAGAAGTACGTGTATTCCATAGAGATGACGATACAAAATTAATCGATCAATACTTAACAAATGGAAAATCTCGTGCAATCCCTATTTTTGTTTTCTTAAATGATCAATTCGAACAAGAAACAGTTTGGGGACCAAGAGCAAATGAAGTCCAAAAATTTGTAACTGATGTTCGTGCCGATAAATTACCGAGCAAAGATCATCCAGACTATGCAGATTTAGAAAAAGAAACGCATTTAGTCATTTCAAATCGTTACAAAACAGATTCATCATTTTGGAAAGCCATTTATAATTCCATCCTAAATAAATTAGAAAATAAATAA
- the pmtA gene encoding phenol-soluble modulin export ABC transporter ATP-binding protein PmtA, which yields MNAIEVKNVTYEYDQFQLKNISFNVPRGFVTGFIGRNGAGKTTLIRLIMDLYEPLSGEIRVFEDDMARNPIEIKNKIGFVYAENYFNERWTAKQFEKMVRSFYCKWDHQIFEFYLEKFDLPINKPIKSFSTGMKMKLSLAVAFSHHAELYIFDEPTSGLDPLARNELLDIIQKELIDENKTVFMSTHIISDLEKIADYIIHLSDGEIVLNGSKDELLQRFQIVSGDIADIDEELASLLIFEEHKRTGFIGLTEYAQVFKEILGHKVNITTPSIENLMVYLEKRKPKYHENIKLMEEGI from the coding sequence ATGAATGCAATAGAAGTTAAAAATGTCACATATGAGTATGATCAATTTCAACTTAAAAATATTTCATTTAATGTTCCTCGAGGATTTGTTACAGGCTTTATTGGTAGAAATGGTGCTGGTAAAACGACATTAATTAGGTTGATCATGGATTTGTATGAACCTTTATCAGGTGAGATTAGAGTTTTCGAAGATGATATGGCTCGTAATCCTATCGAAATTAAGAATAAAATTGGTTTTGTTTACGCTGAAAATTATTTTAATGAGCGATGGACTGCAAAACAATTTGAAAAAATGGTTAGGTCTTTTTATTGTAAATGGGATCATCAAATTTTTGAGTTTTATCTTGAAAAATTCGACTTACCAATTAATAAACCAATAAAAAGTTTTTCAACCGGTATGAAGATGAAATTATCATTAGCAGTAGCTTTTTCGCATCATGCTGAGCTATATATTTTTGATGAACCGACTTCTGGTCTCGATCCTTTAGCAAGAAATGAACTTCTGGATATTATTCAAAAAGAATTAATAGATGAGAATAAAACAGTTTTCATGTCAACGCACATTATTTCAGATTTAGAAAAAATAGCAGACTATATCATTCACTTAAGTGATGGTGAAATTGTTTTAAATGGTTCGAAAGACGAATTGTTACAAAGATTTCAAATTGTGAGTGGTGATATCGCAGATATAGACGAAGAATTAGCATCTTTACTTATTTTTGAAGAACATAAGCGTACAGGGTTTATAGGATTAACGGAATATGCACAAGTGTTTAAAGAAATATTGGGGCATAAAGTGAATATCACAACACCTTCTATTGAGAATTTAATGGTTTATCTTGAAAAGAGAAAACCAAAATATCATGAAAACATCAAGTTGATGGAAGAGGGTATTTAA
- the pglS gene encoding 6-phosphogluconolactonase, with protein MTQGYIGSYTKKNGKGIYRFDLNEDQSRIDLLETGFELEASTYLVRNNHFLYGITKEGEQCGVASLKIDENGKLSLLNKCLSSTAGTGCYVSLSNDKQYLFEAVYGAGIIRIYELDTYTGEIVRLIQELAHDFQTGSHDRQDRPHAHYISQTPDGKYVAVTDLGADRIVTYTFDENGFEFCSQSQFKDSDGTRHIEFHNNGKYAYVVHELSNTVSVTKYNDGKFEEIERHLTIPEDFAGDTKLAAVRLSHDQQFLYVSNRGHDSIAIFKVLENGQHLELVTITESGGEFPRDFNITSSDKFLVCAHEQGDSVVTVFERNKETGEITRCDSSQKAPEGVCVIF; from the coding sequence ATGACACAAGGATATATTGGTTCATATACTAAAAAGAACGGCAAAGGAATTTATCGTTTTGATTTAAATGAAGACCAGTCACGTATAGATTTATTAGAAACAGGATTTGAATTAGAAGCATCTACATATTTAGTACGTAATAACCATTTTTTATATGGAATCACTAAAGAAGGTGAGCAATGTGGTGTTGCAAGCTTGAAAATAGATGAAAATGGCAAATTAAGTTTGTTAAACAAATGTTTATCTTCAACAGCTGGAACAGGTTGTTATGTATCACTTTCAAATGATAAACAATACTTATTTGAAGCGGTATACGGCGCTGGAATTATACGCATATATGAATTAGACACATATACGGGTGAAATCGTACGCTTGATTCAAGAACTTGCACATGATTTTCAAACTGGTTCACATGACAGACAAGACCGACCACATGCCCATTATATTAGTCAAACGCCAGATGGTAAGTATGTTGCTGTAACGGATTTAGGTGCAGATAGGATTGTTACTTATACATTCGATGAAAATGGCTTTGAATTTTGTAGCCAATCTCAATTTAAAGACAGTGATGGAACAAGACATATTGAATTTCATAATAATGGAAAATATGCATACGTTGTGCATGAATTATCAAATACTGTCAGTGTGACTAAGTATAATGATGGCAAATTTGAAGAGATTGAACGTCATTTAACAATTCCTGAAGACTTTGCTGGAGATACTAAACTGGCAGCAGTAAGACTGTCCCATGATCAACAATTCTTGTATGTATCAAATAGAGGACATGATAGTATTGCAATTTTTAAAGTACTTGAAAATGGTCAACACTTAGAATTAGTGACGATTACAGAAAGTGGCGGAGAATTCCCAAGAGACTTTAATATTACATCATCAGATAAGTTTCTAGTTTGTGCACATGAACAAGGAGATTCAGTCGTTACTGTGTTTGAAAGAAATAAAGAGACTGGTGAAATTACGCGATGTGATAGTAGTCAGAAAGCTCCTGAAGGTGTATGTGTTATATTTTAA